A genomic stretch from Chitinophaga agri includes:
- a CDS encoding carbamoyltransferase family protein, whose product MYTLGINAAFHDSAACLVKDGQLIAAAEDERFTHIKHGKRPIPFSAYELPYHAIDYCLKTANIHLSDVDHISYSFDPFILLPKEDAEKSLIDIPLRQPSQFVPEKWVSPWDPLFLSAIINAPGQLVDGYPHHLQQRFRGARFENDQWHFVEHHLCHAASAFLPSPYHEAAVLTIDGRGEKATTTFSMGKDNDLQRISQVNMPHSLGLLYEKITTHLGFLHSSDEYKVMALASYGKPVFVNAFRSMISMLDNGQYAIDDALMVEMLGPARKKGDDFTAHHFNIAHSLQAVLQESVLQLADWLYKETHAENLCFAGGVALNCVLNAKIRDAGIFRNIWVQPASGDAGTALGAAMWTDAKERGSQEKTFRMDHAYWGPEYGDEEIKAFLDWTKTPYKKLDNVAEETAALLAEDKIIGWYQGRMEFGPRALGSRSILASPISANMQARLNEVKDREDFRPVAPVVLEEAAGEWFEDAQFSPFMLFVYNVKEDKKDKIPAVTHVDGTARIQTINRDQHSRYYDLLQAFYKKTGVPVLINTSFNTLGKPIVCTPRDAVECFWSSPFDALVISSFLIEK is encoded by the coding sequence ATGTATACACTTGGAATCAACGCCGCTTTTCATGATTCTGCCGCGTGTCTCGTAAAAGATGGTCAGCTCATTGCTGCCGCAGAAGATGAACGTTTCACGCACATCAAACATGGTAAACGGCCTATTCCGTTCTCTGCTTACGAACTGCCCTATCATGCGATAGATTATTGTCTGAAAACTGCCAATATTCATCTTAGTGATGTGGACCACATTTCCTATTCTTTCGATCCGTTCATCCTCCTACCGAAAGAGGACGCGGAGAAAAGCCTGATAGATATTCCATTGAGACAGCCTTCGCAATTTGTTCCGGAGAAATGGGTATCCCCCTGGGATCCGTTATTTCTCTCAGCTATTATTAACGCACCCGGGCAACTGGTAGATGGCTATCCGCATCATTTACAGCAACGGTTCCGTGGTGCCAGGTTTGAGAACGACCAGTGGCATTTCGTAGAGCATCACCTTTGTCATGCTGCCAGTGCGTTCCTCCCCTCTCCCTATCACGAGGCAGCGGTGCTTACGATAGATGGTCGCGGGGAAAAGGCTACCACTACCTTCAGTATGGGTAAAGACAATGACCTGCAACGTATCAGTCAGGTCAACATGCCACATTCTCTCGGATTATTGTATGAGAAAATCACTACACACCTTGGTTTCCTGCACTCTTCCGATGAGTATAAAGTGATGGCACTGGCTTCCTACGGAAAACCGGTGTTTGTAAATGCGTTCCGCTCCATGATCAGCATGCTGGACAATGGGCAGTATGCCATTGATGATGCGCTGATGGTAGAAATGCTGGGGCCAGCAAGGAAGAAAGGTGATGATTTCACAGCCCATCACTTCAACATTGCACATTCTTTACAGGCAGTATTGCAGGAATCAGTATTGCAACTGGCTGACTGGCTTTATAAAGAAACACATGCCGAAAACCTTTGCTTTGCCGGCGGAGTAGCATTGAACTGTGTGCTGAACGCGAAGATCAGAGATGCCGGTATCTTCAGGAACATCTGGGTGCAACCTGCTTCCGGAGATGCAGGAACCGCGCTGGGTGCGGCTATGTGGACGGACGCAAAAGAAAGAGGTAGCCAGGAAAAAACTTTCCGGATGGACCACGCTTACTGGGGACCGGAATATGGCGATGAAGAGATAAAAGCATTTCTCGACTGGACCAAAACACCTTATAAGAAACTGGACAACGTAGCTGAAGAAACTGCTGCGCTGTTAGCCGAGGATAAGATCATCGGGTGGTACCAGGGACGCATGGAGTTTGGTCCGCGGGCATTAGGCAGCCGTTCTATACTGGCATCTCCTATCTCTGCAAATATGCAGGCCAGACTGAACGAGGTAAAAGACCGCGAAGACTTCCGTCCGGTGGCTCCTGTTGTACTCGAAGAAGCTGCCGGTGAATGGTTCGAAGATGCACAGTTCTCGCCCTTCATGTTGTTTGTATATAATGTAAAAGAGGATAAAAAAGATAAAATACCTGCGGTCACCCATGTAGATGGTACAGCACGTATCCAGACGATCAACCGTGATCAGCACAGCCGTTACTATGATCTGCTACAGGCATTCTATAAAAAAACTGGAGTACCTGTACTGATCAACACCTCATTCAATACACTCGGTAAACCCATCGTCTGCACACCCCGTGATGCAGTAGAATGTTTCTGGTCATCACCGTTTGATGCACTTGTAATCAGCTCTTTTTTAATCGAGAAATAA
- a CDS encoding glycosyltransferase family 2 protein: MHKKISVVIPSYQRPELLSRCLKALEEQSFDLGSFEVIVVSDGPDKYTRQVACSWKYAGLIDVKYIALPGKKGPAAARNAGWKASDAPLIAFTDDDTQPDPFWLQSLWHGWKGDAVAVYTGRVVVPIKGRPTDYELNTAQLEKSDFVTANCACTREALEIVGGFDESFEAAWREDSDLEFRLLQHNIPIYHLQNAVVVHPVRKASWGISIKEQKKNIFNALLYKKFPGMYRNRIQRRPAWNYYVMIACFLLGISLMFSGEFTAATVMIGAWLLLVGTFAGRRLRHTSHRISHVLEMIVTSAAIPFAATYWSLYGAWRYKVLYL, from the coding sequence ATGCACAAAAAAATCAGTGTTGTTATTCCCTCCTATCAACGACCCGAGCTACTGTCGCGCTGTCTGAAAGCCCTCGAAGAGCAATCTTTTGACCTGGGCTCGTTCGAAGTGATCGTTGTGAGTGATGGTCCTGACAAGTATACCCGTCAGGTAGCCTGCAGCTGGAAATATGCAGGCCTGATCGATGTAAAATACATTGCACTGCCTGGTAAAAAAGGGCCGGCTGCCGCAAGAAATGCAGGCTGGAAAGCCAGTGACGCACCGCTAATAGCATTTACAGACGATGATACACAGCCAGATCCTTTCTGGCTGCAAAGTCTGTGGCACGGATGGAAAGGCGATGCAGTTGCCGTCTATACAGGACGTGTAGTGGTTCCTATTAAAGGACGTCCCACCGACTATGAGCTCAATACCGCGCAGCTGGAAAAGAGCGACTTTGTCACAGCCAATTGTGCGTGTACAAGAGAGGCACTGGAAATAGTCGGCGGATTTGACGAATCATTTGAAGCCGCATGGCGGGAGGACAGTGATCTGGAGTTCAGGTTGCTGCAACACAATATTCCCATCTATCATCTGCAAAATGCGGTAGTTGTCCATCCTGTGCGGAAAGCCTCCTGGGGCATAAGTATAAAGGAACAGAAGAAAAATATTTTCAATGCCCTGCTTTATAAGAAATTCCCTGGTATGTACCGAAACCGGATACAACGCCGGCCGGCATGGAACTATTATGTAATGATCGCCTGTTTTCTGCTCGGTATCAGTTTGATGTTCAGCGGAGAATTTACGGCGGCAACAGTGATGATCGGTGCATGGTTGTTGCTGGTAGGAACATTTGCAGGGAGACGGCTGCGACATACGTCACACCGGATATCCCATGTGCTAGAAATGATCGTAACATCTGCTGCCATCCCATTTGCGGCCACTTACTGGAGTCTGTATGGGGCATGGCGCTATAAAGTACTTTACCTGTAA
- the rfaE2 gene encoding D-glycero-beta-D-manno-heptose 1-phosphate adenylyltransferase: MELIYQSLIRSFVEPAVLVLGDLMIDTYLRGASTRLSPEAPVPVVDISSHTSVLGGGANAAANLRQLGAQVTFVSLMGNDYAAELASGLLTKDGIRNEVVRCDTRRTITKTRVIAGQQLLTRYDEGTELQLDAMCEQQIITVLEQQLPLHNAILIADYGKGLITPGIIEALERLNSIHRKFLAIDAKRLDRYKALQPDVVKPNYKEIITLLGIAEQPDCKARQLEELGASIYDATGAKITAVTLDEEGALIFEQDKLLCHTSARPVSNPNVSGAGDTYISAFTLSCLSGATPATAAEVAGMAASIAIRKSDTAHCKLSELVACFSMKDKYIRDTAELDALCNMYRAQGKKIVFTNGCFDILHSGHVSYLERAASLGDILIVGVNTDDSIKRLKGSERPINQLNDRVQVLAGLGAITHLIAFGDAQHDTPEPLIRIIRPDIFAKGGDYSRESLPEAAAVEEYGGEVVLLPLVPDRSTTLIIKRIYTTPVLKVAEA, from the coding sequence ATGGAACTCATATATCAGTCATTGATCAGGTCTTTTGTAGAACCGGCAGTACTTGTACTCGGGGACCTGATGATAGATACTTACCTCAGAGGGGCGAGTACACGTCTTTCTCCGGAGGCCCCCGTGCCTGTAGTAGACATCAGTTCCCATACATCTGTATTGGGAGGTGGCGCGAACGCAGCAGCCAATTTGCGCCAGCTGGGTGCACAGGTTACATTTGTCAGCCTGATGGGAAACGACTATGCCGCAGAACTGGCCAGTGGACTACTTACGAAGGATGGGATCAGGAACGAAGTGGTAAGATGCGATACAAGACGTACCATTACCAAGACAAGAGTGATCGCCGGACAACAGTTGCTCACCCGTTATGATGAGGGCACAGAACTGCAGCTGGATGCCATGTGCGAACAACAGATCATCACAGTACTGGAGCAACAACTTCCATTACATAATGCTATACTGATCGCAGATTATGGAAAGGGGCTTATTACGCCTGGTATTATTGAAGCGCTGGAACGACTGAATAGTATCCACAGAAAGTTCCTGGCTATAGATGCCAAAAGATTAGACAGGTACAAAGCGCTGCAGCCCGATGTAGTAAAGCCTAATTATAAGGAGATCATTACACTGCTGGGTATTGCAGAGCAGCCTGATTGTAAAGCGAGACAACTGGAGGAGCTGGGAGCCTCCATTTACGATGCGACAGGTGCGAAGATAACGGCTGTTACACTGGATGAAGAAGGTGCCCTGATCTTCGAGCAGGATAAATTGTTATGTCATACGTCCGCCCGTCCGGTTAGCAACCCCAATGTATCTGGTGCCGGAGACACCTATATCAGTGCATTCACATTGTCCTGTTTGTCAGGTGCTACCCCGGCAACAGCCGCTGAAGTAGCTGGCATGGCAGCATCCATTGCCATCCGGAAGAGTGATACCGCACATTGTAAGCTCAGTGAACTGGTGGCCTGTTTCTCTATGAAGGATAAATACATCCGTGACACGGCAGAACTGGATGCGCTCTGCAACATGTACAGAGCGCAGGGTAAGAAGATCGTGTTTACAAATGGCTGTTTCGATATTCTGCATAGCGGACATGTCAGCTATCTGGAACGTGCGGCATCACTGGGAGATATTCTGATCGTAGGGGTGAACACCGATGATAGCATTAAGCGTTTGAAAGGCTCCGAAAGACCCATTAATCAGCTGAATGACAGGGTCCAGGTACTGGCGGGATTAGGTGCAATTACACACCTGATAGCCTTTGGAGACGCGCAGCATGATACGCCGGAACCGCTCATCAGGATCATACGCCCGGATATATTTGCCAAGGGAGGTGATTACAGCCGGGAATCGCTGCCGGAAGCTGCTGCTGTAGAAGAATACGGGGGAGAGGTGGTATTACTTCCACTTGTTCCGGATCGTTCTACTACGCTGATCATTAAACGTATCTATACTACTCCTGTTCTAAAAGTTGCGGAGGCATAA
- a CDS encoding bestrophin family protein yields MIIRRKEHWFRMLFIIKGSVLPKVLPRLLLLLTLSVLVVYLRGSFFHMKVQLNPAPFTLFGIALALFLGFRNNASYDRFWEGRKLWGALLNDTRSLARQALTLSSYGREAAEPKQFIQYLIAFTYSLKHQLRRTDAGIDLDRLLPASLAASLKTATYKPVLLMREMGQWLQDAKAAGRIDSIQQASFDNNFNKLSDILGGCERLVSTPIPYTYSVLLHRTVYIYCLLLPFGFVDSLGWMTPVIVTFIAYTFVALEAIADELEEPFGMEPNDLALDAMSRMIENTLLEMTGKPVVTDAPPNNYYIS; encoded by the coding sequence ATGATCATCAGGAGGAAAGAGCACTGGTTTAGAATGTTGTTCATCATAAAGGGGTCGGTACTCCCTAAAGTACTTCCCCGTTTGTTGTTACTGCTCACCCTATCAGTACTGGTGGTATATCTGCGGGGTTCGTTCTTTCATATGAAGGTCCAGCTCAATCCTGCTCCCTTCACGCTATTCGGCATCGCGCTCGCACTCTTCCTGGGGTTCAGAAATAATGCCAGCTATGATCGCTTCTGGGAAGGACGCAAGCTCTGGGGAGCCTTACTCAATGACACCCGTTCTCTCGCGAGACAGGCACTGACATTGAGTAGCTATGGCAGAGAAGCGGCCGAACCTAAACAATTTATCCAGTACCTGATTGCTTTTACCTATAGCTTAAAACATCAGCTGCGCCGTACAGATGCGGGAATTGATCTGGATAGGTTGCTGCCTGCATCACTGGCCGCGTCTTTAAAGACGGCGACCTATAAACCTGTCCTGCTGATGCGTGAAATGGGACAATGGTTACAGGACGCCAAAGCCGCCGGTAGGATCGACAGCATTCAACAGGCTTCCTTCGACAACAACTTTAATAAGCTATCTGACATCTTAGGTGGTTGCGAAAGACTGGTCAGCACCCCTATCCCCTACACCTACAGCGTGCTGTTGCACAGGACTGTCTATATCTATTGTTTACTGCTACCATTTGGATTTGTTGACAGCCTGGGCTGGATGACGCCTGTGATCGTCACTTTCATAGCCTATACATTTGTGGCACTGGAGGCTATTGCAGATGAACTGGAAGAACCTTTCGGTATGGAACCTAACGATCTCGCGCTGGACGCCATGAGCAGGATGATAGAAAATACGCTGCTGGAAATGACGGGCAAACCCGTAGTAACTGACGCGCCTCCAAACAATTACTACATCAGCTGA
- a CDS encoding glycosyltransferase family 9 protein, translating into MQTPIKKIVVFRALQLGDMLCAVPAFRALRTAFPDAHITLLGLPWEAAFVERFHHYLDEFVHFPGFPGLPEQSVVPAQIPPFLSSMQEQHFDLAIQMQGNGSIVNPMVALFGARYTAGYWRQEDGCPDAGLFLEYPTDVSEIERHLLLMEYLNIPRQGTHLEFPVTAKDVDEFNQLCLPLEAQEYLCVHPGSRGSWRQWPPHMFAAMADEFAEKGWKIVLTGTKDERPLTEEVASLMKHKSMNTAGRTTLGSLGVLIKNARALLSNCTGVSHMAAAFETPSVVISMDGEPGRWAPLNKQLHYTIDWTSEPDYEIVLRQGMRLLEAT; encoded by the coding sequence ATGCAGACACCTATAAAAAAGATCGTTGTATTCCGTGCATTACAGCTTGGAGACATGTTGTGCGCAGTTCCCGCATTCCGCGCACTGCGCACAGCTTTCCCCGACGCTCATATTACGCTGCTGGGACTACCATGGGAGGCAGCCTTCGTAGAACGCTTCCATCATTACCTGGATGAATTTGTTCACTTCCCCGGATTCCCCGGACTCCCGGAGCAATCAGTAGTGCCTGCACAAATTCCGCCCTTCCTCAGTAGCATGCAGGAGCAACACTTTGACCTTGCCATACAGATGCAGGGCAACGGATCAATAGTCAATCCGATGGTGGCCTTATTCGGCGCACGTTATACAGCCGGATACTGGCGGCAGGAAGATGGTTGTCCGGATGCGGGTCTGTTCCTTGAATATCCCACAGATGTATCTGAAATAGAACGGCATCTGCTACTGATGGAATATCTCAATATTCCCCGACAGGGTACACACCTGGAGTTTCCCGTCACGGCAAAGGATGTAGATGAATTCAATCAGTTGTGCCTTCCACTGGAAGCACAGGAGTACCTGTGTGTACATCCAGGATCAAGAGGCAGCTGGCGGCAGTGGCCTCCACATATGTTCGCCGCGATGGCCGATGAATTCGCAGAGAAAGGATGGAAGATCGTACTGACGGGTACGAAAGATGAAAGACCATTGACGGAAGAAGTAGCCTCACTGATGAAACATAAGTCAATGAATACTGCCGGACGAACGACATTAGGCAGTCTGGGGGTATTGATCAAAAATGCAAGGGCACTATTATCGAACTGTACAGGGGTCTCACATATGGCGGCAGCATTTGAGACGCCGAGTGTGGTGATCAGTATGGACGGAGAACCTGGCAGATGGGCGCCATTGAATAAGCAGCTACACTACACCATCGACTGGACAAGTGAACCAGACTACGAGATCGTATTAAGGCAAGGTATGCGGCTGCTGGAAGCTACCTGA
- a CDS encoding glycosyltransferase family 9 protein yields MKTEWHACRRILCIRPDNIGDLLMSTPAIKALKQTFDCHITVLVSSMGAAIVEEIPEIDAAIVCDVPWVQTNKTPTPTDFTDLVQRLKDEHFDAAVIFTVYSQNPMPSILLAYLAAIPLRLAYCRENPYHLLTHWVPDEEPYSFIRHQVIRDLELVVRVGAVIRDRQFSLQIRHQLWPAIADKLRAIGVDPDAPWIVLHPEVSEQKRKYSTEDWITIGKQIREANGCQLVVTGKSNQEEAQEMVNGIGDKAFNTAGLFNLAELIVLISRAALLLSVNTGTIHIASAVQTPVLVLYALTNPQHTPWCVPSKVLYFDVPVDLQSKNEIVRYVYQSFSREDLPLALPERVVETALTMLASRNTPSGSFQQPHTLP; encoded by the coding sequence ATGAAAACTGAATGGCACGCATGCCGTCGTATACTGTGCATACGTCCTGATAATATCGGCGACTTGTTGATGAGCACACCTGCTATAAAAGCACTGAAGCAAACATTTGATTGTCATATCACCGTACTTGTATCGTCCATGGGAGCAGCCATCGTGGAAGAAATACCTGAAATCGATGCTGCTATTGTCTGCGATGTTCCATGGGTACAGACGAATAAGACGCCAACCCCCACTGACTTTACTGATCTGGTACAGCGCCTGAAGGACGAACACTTTGATGCCGCTGTGATATTCACTGTGTACAGTCAGAATCCCATGCCATCTATTTTGCTGGCATATCTTGCAGCGATCCCACTCAGGCTCGCCTATTGCCGCGAAAATCCTTATCACCTGTTAACGCACTGGGTACCTGATGAGGAACCTTACTCCTTCATCCGCCATCAGGTAATAAGGGACCTGGAGCTGGTAGTTAGGGTAGGAGCAGTGATCAGGGACCGGCAGTTTAGTTTGCAGATAAGGCACCAACTCTGGCCGGCAATAGCAGATAAGCTCCGGGCGATCGGGGTGGATCCTGACGCGCCCTGGATCGTCTTACATCCGGAAGTATCAGAGCAGAAACGGAAGTACAGTACGGAGGACTGGATTACTATTGGCAAACAGATACGGGAGGCTAATGGTTGTCAGTTGGTGGTAACGGGAAAGTCAAATCAGGAAGAGGCACAGGAAATGGTGAATGGTATTGGCGATAAGGCTTTTAATACAGCTGGTTTGTTCAATCTCGCGGAGCTGATCGTGCTGATCAGCCGTGCGGCTTTATTACTGTCAGTGAACACCGGTACCATACATATTGCATCTGCTGTACAAACGCCGGTACTGGTGCTGTATGCGTTGACGAATCCACAGCATACTCCCTGGTGTGTACCTTCAAAAGTGTTATATTTTGATGTACCGGTTGATCTGCAAAGCAAAAATGAAATTGTGAGATATGTGTATCAGTCATTCTCCAGGGAAGACCTGCCATTAGCACTGCCTGAACGTGTAGTTGAAACGGCGTTGACAATGCTGGCGAGCAGGAATACTCCGTCAGGTAGCTTCCAGCAGCCGCATACCTTGCCTTAA